In a single window of the Limnochorda sp. L945t genome:
- a CDS encoding transposase, with protein sequence MPPTRPAYPPEFRAEAVRLVRTSGKTQKEIAADLGVSTESLLKWVHQTQMDAGEREGLTTVEREELQRLRRENRILREERTLPFLADAPADLPHSV encoded by the coding sequence GTGCCACCAACCCGACCCGCGTATCCGCCGGAGTTTCGCGCCGAGGCCGTGCGGCTGGTGCGCACCTCCGGCAAGACGCAGAAGGAGATCGCCGCCGACCTCGGGGTCTCCACCGAATCCCTACTCAAGTGGGTGCACCAGACCCAGATGGACGCCGGCGAGCGCGAGGGTCTAACGACGGTCGAACGGGAAGAGCTGCAGCGGCTGCGCCGGGAGAACCGCATCCTTCGGGAAGAGCGAACGCTCCCGTTCCTGGCTGACGCGCCGGCAGATCTGCCTCACTCGGTATAA
- a CDS encoding DinB family protein — MSDALGAALRDAVERLFDGRNYSHAPIWRQVKDLSAEQALWRPSPERHCIREIVRHVAIWKQRFMDSLAGRPAAPLDRDWGPPQRPDAAAWAAELEGFAALQRAWVETYGAFTPQALLAPDAEGRFERFA; from the coding sequence ATGTCCGATGCGCTGGGAGCGGCCCTGCGGGATGCGGTGGAGCGCCTGTTCGACGGGCGCAACTACAGCCACGCGCCCATCTGGCGCCAGGTCAAAGACCTGTCGGCGGAGCAGGCGCTGTGGCGGCCGTCGCCCGAGCGCCACTGCATCCGGGAGATCGTCCGTCACGTGGCCATCTGGAAGCAGCGCTTCATGGACAGCCTAGCGGGCCGGCCGGCGGCCCCGCTGGACCGGGACTGGGGCCCGCCCCAGCGCCCGGACGCCGCCGCCTGGGCGGCCGAGCTCGAGGGCTTCGCAGCCCTCCAACGGGCCTGGGTCGAGACCTACGGTGCCTTCACCCCGCAGGCTCTCCTGGCGCCCGACGCCGAGGGCCGCTTCGAACGTTTCGCCTAG
- a CDS encoding type II toxin-antitoxin system RelE family toxin — protein MKGAPDGGRMYGRREPWERKYGTWLTSKAAEPGLCSTRPNTSGCWRNSRSWSLSEPMTPQRRRETRQSRLSRRPLPDEVYARVRDAIRELAANPRPPDGRKLTGREGWRIRVGDYRVIYEIDDTRHRITVLHVGHRRDVYR, from the coding sequence ATGAAAGGCGCGCCGGACGGAGGAAGGATGTATGGACGGAGGGAGCCATGGGAACGCAAGTACGGTACCTGGTTGACGAGCAAGGCTGCCGAACCGGGGTTGTGCTCGACCCGGCCGAATACGAGCGGATGCTGGAGGAACTCGAGGAGCTGGAGTCTATCCGAGCCTATGACGCCGCAAAGGCGTCGGGAGACGAGGCAGTCCCGTTTGAGCAGGCGGCCTTTGCCAGACGAGGTTTACGCACGGGTGCGGGATGCCATCAGGGAACTTGCAGCTAACCCGAGACCGCCGGATGGTCGCAAGCTAACGGGCCGTGAAGGTTGGCGCATTCGAGTAGGCGACTACCGGGTGATTTACGAAATCGACGATACGCGGCACCGCATCACGGTGCTCCATGTCGGCCATCGTCGAGACGTATATCGCTGA
- a CDS encoding PIN domain-containing protein → MIDAGIERMTTWLLDTNIVLYLLTRPEHSPGAPAAAVDPHLRALYRALDAFIDRVGAAGDRLLLTPLVVLETVATLQHAAVFQLPAAEAAERVLRLAQAPEVECEQRECVIAALSLQALGKGDMVDEYLVCRARETDVHILSNDRELCRRAAGKAVWLRDLVDKAEGRGRRPPSE, encoded by the coding sequence GTGATCGACGCGGGCATCGAGCGGATGACCACCTGGCTGCTGGACACCAACATCGTTCTCTACCTGCTCACCCGCCCGGAGCACAGCCCAGGTGCCCCGGCCGCTGCCGTCGACCCCCATCTCCGGGCGCTCTACCGCGCGCTGGATGCGTTTATCGACCGGGTGGGCGCGGCCGGTGACCGCCTGCTGCTAACCCCCCTCGTGGTACTGGAGACAGTGGCCACCCTGCAGCATGCGGCGGTTTTCCAGCTCCCTGCCGCCGAGGCCGCCGAGCGGGTACTTCGTTTAGCCCAAGCCCCGGAAGTCGAATGTGAGCAACGCGAATGCGTCATAGCCGCCCTGAGCCTGCAGGCGCTGGGCAAGGGGGATATGGTCGACGAATACCTGGTATGTCGGGCGAGGGAGACCGACGTTCATATCCTGAGCAACGACCGGGAGCTGTGCCGTCGCGCGGCCGGTAAGGCCGTATGGCTGCGTGACCTGGTAGACAAGGCAGAAGGAAGGGGCCGACGGCCACCCTCCGAGTAG
- a CDS encoding AbrB/MazE/SpoVT family DNA-binding domain-containing protein encodes MRDGHPMGVVRVLPKGQITMPKAVRERLGIEVGDDLLVEAVSEREARIIVLPRPTSLKDLRGLVKPRHPLDEETVRQAIREGRRGLAERWGASRRSAGLVAYAKALREAAASVNQPLK; translated from the coding sequence ATGAGGGACGGTCATCCGATGGGCGTGGTAAGGGTGCTCCCTAAGGGGCAGATTACGATGCCGAAGGCCGTTCGCGAGCGGCTGGGCATCGAGGTCGGGGACGACCTCCTCGTCGAAGCGGTCAGCGAGCGAGAGGCACGCATCATCGTGCTTCCCCGGCCGACGTCGCTCAAGGACCTCCGAGGGCTGGTCAAGCCCCGCCACCCCCTGGACGAGGAGACGGTTCGACAGGCCATTCGAGAGGGGCGCCGAGGGCTGGCTGAGCGATGGGGGGCGTCCCGTCGCTCGGCGGGGTTGGTTGCTTACGCTAAGGCCCTCCGGGAGGCCGCGGCTTCGGTCAACCAGCCCCTCAAGTGA
- a CDS encoding GNAT family N-acetyltransferase codes for MRVVRLQSAGEFLALAGAFLLQHEAEHHLMLGVAGELARGPGPSEAPPYLAAVVKGDRVLAAALMTPPRNLLLSRFEAPDAPELSAPDAPELGALDAPAPAEPLALIADDLAGGGWAVPGVLAPSPLGRRFAELWQARTGIPFRPGMAQRIYALVRREGRPVRAPAGVPGRLRRATEEDRELLVRWVTAFAAEALPQEPPDAARAQRLVDGYLQPGLQPERRGMVLWEDGQPPRPVSMAAFTGPTPNGIRVQAVYTPPELRRRGYASACVAALSQWLLDSGYRACFLFTDRSNATSNHIYQAIGYAPVCDADEFRFGAAGAAAAGA; via the coding sequence ATGCGGGTGGTGCGGCTGCAGTCGGCGGGCGAGTTCCTGGCGCTGGCAGGGGCATTCTTGCTGCAGCACGAGGCGGAGCACCACCTCATGCTGGGGGTGGCCGGCGAGCTTGCCCGAGGACCCGGCCCTTCCGAAGCTCCGCCGTACCTGGCCGCCGTGGTGAAAGGCGACCGGGTGCTGGCCGCGGCGCTCATGACCCCGCCCCGCAACCTGCTGCTCTCCCGGTTCGAGGCGCCCGATGCGCCGGAGCTCAGCGCGCCGGATGCGCCGGAGCTCGGGGCCCTTGACGCGCCGGCGCCCGCCGAACCGCTGGCCCTCATCGCAGACGACCTGGCGGGTGGGGGGTGGGCGGTGCCGGGGGTGCTGGCCCCAAGCCCCCTGGGCCGCCGGTTCGCCGAACTGTGGCAGGCTCGCACGGGCATCCCCTTCCGCCCGGGGATGGCGCAGCGGATCTACGCCCTCGTCCGGCGCGAGGGCCGCCCAGTGCGGGCGCCGGCGGGAGTGCCCGGCCGGCTGCGGCGGGCGACCGAGGAGGACCGGGAGCTACTCGTCCGGTGGGTGACGGCGTTCGCCGCGGAGGCCCTGCCGCAGGAACCGCCCGATGCCGCCCGGGCGCAGCGGCTCGTCGACGGCTACCTGCAGCCGGGCCTGCAGCCCGAGCGGCGCGGCATGGTGCTCTGGGAAGACGGGCAGCCGCCCCGCCCGGTCTCCATGGCGGCGTTCACCGGGCCCACGCCCAACGGGATCCGGGTGCAGGCGGTCTACACGCCGCCGGAGCTGCGCCGGCGGGGCTACGCCAGCGCCTGCGTGGCGGCGCTGAGCCAGTGGCTGCTGGACTCGGGGTACCGGGCCTGCTTTCTCTTCACGGACCGGAGCAACGCGACGTCCAACCACATCTACCAGGCCATCGGCTACGCACCGGTGTGCGACGCGGACGAATTCCGGTTCGGGGCGGCGGGAGCGGCAGCGGCGGGGGCATAG
- a CDS encoding ribbon-helix-helix domain-containing protein, with amino-acid sequence MLAAVGDMKRTQVYLDPLEHEALKRRAAEEGVSMSQLLRRLVRQQLGLRGATRAGADRLMRLVGIGASGWPDVSERHDDHLAEALGREVEEET; translated from the coding sequence ATGTTGGCGGCGGTGGGTGATATGAAACGGACGCAGGTATACCTCGACCCACTCGAGCACGAGGCGCTGAAGCGACGCGCGGCAGAAGAAGGGGTCTCGATGTCCCAGCTGTTGCGTCGCCTTGTGAGGCAGCAGCTCGGGCTCCGGGGAGCAACTCGGGCGGGGGCCGATCGCCTCATGCGATTGGTGGGTATCGGCGCGAGTGGATGGCCCGATGTCTCGGAGCGGCATGACGATCATCTGGCAGAGGCGCTGGGCCGAGAGGTTGAGGAGGAGACTTGA
- a CDS encoding RWP-RK domain-containing protein, whose amino-acid sequence MEEVRLTREELYRLVWSEPIQRVARRLGISDVMLAKHCRRMEVPRPGRGYWQRVAVGQHLKPAPLPPPKSPQTPTACVIRAPTQQRRETPVQKETAPEVTVQSKLNAPHPLVRSTLDALRRWTPDRDGLLRVRGAEGSLDVAVSPSSVDRAMRILDALLKAVESRGGRVLVRRHPDAWVRAGMQRADTLVEVQGQQVQFRLRELLNRRPHTPTLEEQQARARYSWAFAPMWDYTPCGRLSLEIVSYWPGNARKRWTDGARERLEECLGEVVVALEQAARAMREQQEAEERARQRQAEEERRRRLQELERQREEARRRQLAEEAERWHLARRVRAYISAVEQQAKLRGMDTGPEGALGRWIAWARSVVDELDPLKGRLAALFLPKTECSGREHHVTGQAP is encoded by the coding sequence GTGGAAGAGGTGCGCCTGACTCGTGAGGAGCTCTACCGGCTTGTCTGGTCCGAACCCATCCAGCGGGTGGCCCGGCGTCTCGGTATCTCTGACGTCATGCTGGCGAAACACTGCAGGCGGATGGAGGTACCTCGTCCCGGCCGGGGGTACTGGCAGCGTGTGGCCGTAGGTCAACACCTCAAACCCGCGCCCCTGCCGCCACCCAAGAGTCCGCAGACCCCGACCGCGTGCGTGATCCGGGCGCCGACGCAGCAAAGGCGGGAGACGCCGGTGCAGAAGGAGACCGCGCCAGAGGTCACAGTGCAGAGTAAGCTGAACGCGCCACACCCGCTGGTCCGATCCACCCTCGACGCCCTCCGGCGGTGGACGCCCGATAGGGACGGGCTGTTGCGGGTCAGGGGAGCGGAGGGCAGCCTCGACGTGGCGGTGTCGCCGTCCTCGGTCGACCGCGCCATGCGCATCCTGGACGCGCTCCTCAAGGCCGTCGAATCGAGGGGCGGCCGCGTCTTGGTGCGGCGGCATCCCGACGCATGGGTGCGGGCGGGAATGCAGAGGGCAGACACCCTGGTGGAGGTGCAGGGCCAGCAGGTCCAGTTTCGGCTGAGGGAGCTTCTGAACCGCCGGCCCCACACGCCCACCTTGGAGGAACAACAAGCCCGGGCACGGTACTCGTGGGCCTTCGCGCCGATGTGGGATTACACGCCGTGTGGCCGCCTTTCCCTGGAAATCGTGAGCTACTGGCCCGGCAACGCCCGCAAGCGCTGGACGGATGGTGCGAGAGAGCGCCTCGAGGAGTGTCTCGGGGAGGTGGTTGTGGCACTGGAGCAGGCCGCCCGGGCTATGCGCGAGCAACAGGAAGCCGAGGAGCGAGCTCGGCAGCGACAGGCCGAAGAGGAGCGGCGGCGAAGGCTCCAGGAACTGGAGCGCCAGCGCGAGGAGGCCCGGCGCCGGCAACTGGCCGAAGAAGCCGAACGGTGGCATCTGGCGCGGCGCGTCAGGGCGTACATCTCGGCCGTCGAACAGCAGGCGAAGCTGCGAGGCATGGACACAGGGCCAGAAGGCGCCCTTGGGCGTTGGATAGCGTGGGCCCGGTCGGTGGTGGATGAGCTGGACCCCCTGAAGGGGCGATTGGCGGCGCTCTTTCTCCCCAAAACGGAATGCAGCGGCCGCGAACACCACGTTACCGGACAAGCCCCGTAG
- a CDS encoding AbrB/MazE/SpoVT family DNA-binding domain-containing protein — protein sequence MLKARGLPMTTATRKPVPVRVDGKGCVMLPAHFRKALGLEPGDTLFAQQVGRTLRLAKAEDPLLLLWQHAEKEYAEGRTVTLEEFAAQEGLDLNAPQEG from the coding sequence ATGCTGAAGGCACGTGGGCTGCCCATGACCACCGCCACCCGAAAGCCCGTGCCCGTGCGGGTAGACGGCAAGGGATGCGTAATGCTGCCGGCTCACTTCCGCAAGGCGCTGGGCCTGGAGCCGGGTGACACCCTGTTCGCCCAGCAGGTGGGCCGTACCCTTCGCCTGGCGAAGGCCGAAGACCCTCTCTTGCTGCTGTGGCAGCACGCGGAGAAGGAGTACGCCGAGGGGCGCACCGTGACTCTGGAGGAGTTCGCCGCCCAGGAAGGCCTCGACCTGAATGCCCCGCAGGAGGGATGA